Proteins from one Lepidochelys kempii isolate rLepKem1 chromosome 6, rLepKem1.hap2, whole genome shotgun sequence genomic window:
- the TMEM63C gene encoding calcium permeable stress-gated cation channel 1 isoform X4 translates to MIVCVLSVAVILPVNFSGDLLGSSPAHFGRTTITNVPTQDRLLWLHSIFALIYFIITILCMAHHSVQLEYKEDEKVARTLMVTRIPKEITDSSLLIKHFHEAYPSCTVTNVQFCFDVRKLMKLDGERRKAMKGRLYFTTKAQKEGKIMIKTHPCARIFCCRSCGFEQVDAEQYYGELEEKLTDEFNAERNRITLKRLDMAFVTFQDERMTAVILKDYSRIHCRRHPQQSSVTTVVKSHSWGVRYAPAPSDIIWENLSVRGTSWWVRFVLLNFCLFILLFFLTTPAIVVNTIDMFNVTRPVESLKNPVLTQFFPTLLLWAFSVFLPFVVYYSAFFESHWTRSNENQVTMHKCYFFLVFMVIILPSLGLTSLDLFFHWLFDIHFLDEANIKFQCVFLPDNGAFFVNYVITSSLIGTAMELLRIPSLIVYAARLCFAKSEPERLHIKRSQAYEFQFGLEYAWTCCIFAVVMTYSITCPIIVPFGLLYMLLKHMVDRYNIYYVYIPTKLNQRIHSAAVSQVVVAPILCMFWLLFFSVLRLGPIRPITLFTFVVLLSCILFSFFGLCLKKLQPRKPSSYQMSEQSEGTFNDTERSSISSTPNSNMFVATVLQEPELSLTPAASPAHQSYGTMGNRLEPVENSEEGGLQSFETELETVEGEFRTGPILEDQVHYH, encoded by the exons ATGATCGTCTGTGTGCTCTCTGTGGCCGTCATCCTGCCCGTCAACTTCTCTGGGGACCTCTTGG GAAGCAGTCCAGCTCATTTTGGCCGGACGACCATCACCAACGTCCCAACACA AGACCGTCTCCTGTGGCTGCATAGTATCTTCGCTCTCATCTATTTCATTATCACCATCCTCTGTATGGCTCATCACTCTGTCCAGCTCGAATACAAGGAAGATGAGAAG GTCGCCCGGACACTGATGGTCACCCGGATTCCCAAGGAGATCACAGACTCCTCCCTTCTCATCAAGCATTTTCA CGAGGCCTATCCCAGCTGTACCGTCACCAACGTCCAGTTCTGCTTTGATGTTCGCAAGCTGATGAAGCTGGATGGAGAGAG GCGCAAGGCAATGAAGGGACGACTTTACTTCACCACCAAGGCACAGAAAGAGGGGAAAATCATGATCAAAACTCACCCTTGCGCCCGCATCTTCTGCTGCCGCAGCTGCGGCTTCGAGCAG GTGGATGCTGAGCAGTACTATGGGGAGCTGGAGGAGAAACTGACCGATGAGTTCAATGCTGAGCGCAACCGCATTACGCTCAAGCGTCTTGACATGGCCTTCGTCACTTTCCAGGATGAGAGGATGACAGCAGT GATTTTGAAGGATTACAGTCGCATCCACTGCCGCAGGCACCCACAGCAATCCTCCGTGACCACGGTGGTAAAGTCCCACAGCTGGGGCGTCCGCtatgcccccgcccccagtgacaTCATCTG GGAGAATTTATCTGTCCGTGGCACATCATGGTGGGTGCGATTTGTGCTCCTCAATTTCTGCCTCttcatcctcctcttcttcctcaccaCACCTGCCATCGTTGTCAACACCATAGACATGTTCAACGTGACGCGGCCGGTGGAGAGCCTCAAG aatcCCGTCCTCACCCAGTTCTTCCCCACGCTGCTGCTCTGGGCCTTCTCTGTGTTCCTGCCCTTCGTCGTGTACTATTCCGCCTTCTTTGAGTCACACTGGACCAG GTCGAATGAAAATCAGGTCACGATGCACAAGTGTTACTTCTTTCTGGTGTTCATGGTGATCATCCTGCCCTCGCTGGGGCTGACCAG TTTAGATCTTTTCTTCCACTGGCTCTTTGACATTCACTTCTTGGATGAGGCAAATATCAAGTTCCA GTGTGTTTTCCTCCCTGATAACGGCGCTTTTTTTGTCAACTACGTCATCACGTCCAGCCTGATCGGGACAGCCATGGAGCTGCTGCGCATCCCCAGCCTCATCGTCTACGCAGCCCGCCTCTGCTTTGCCAAGTCGGAGCCAGAGCGGCTCCACATCAAGCGG AGCCAAGCCTATGAGTTCCAGTTTGGGCTGGAGTACGCCTGGACGTGCTGCATCTTTGCTGTCGTCATGACCTACAGCATCACCTGCCCCATCATCGTTCCCTTTG GTTTGCTCTACATGCTGCTGAAGCACATGGTCGATCGCTACAACATTTACTACGTGTACATCCCCACCAAGCTGAACCAGCGCATCCACTCGGCGGCCGTCAGCCAGGTGGTGGTGGCGCCCATCCTCTGCATGTTTTGGCTGCTCTTCTTCTCTGTCTTGCGTCTAG GTCCCATCCGTCCCATCACCCTCTTTACCTTCGTGGTTCTTCTATCCTGCATCCTCTTCTCTTTCTTTGGCCTGTGTCTGAAGAAGCTACAGCCAAGGAAGCCCTCCAGCTACCAG ATGTCCGAGCAGTCAGAAGGCACCTTCAACGACACAGAAAGAAGCAGCATCTCCTCAACCCCTAACTCAAAT ATGTTCGTGGCCAcggtgctgcaggagccggagctgaGCCTGACGCCGGCTGCCTCCCCAGCTCACCAGTCCTACGGCACAATGGGCAACCGGCTGGAGCCGGTGGAGAACAGCGAGGAGGGTGGCCTGCAGAGCTTTGAAACGGAGCTGGAGACTGTGGAGGGCGAATTCAGAACCGGGCCCATACTGGAGGACCAGGTCCATTACCACTGA
- the TMEM63C gene encoding calcium permeable stress-gated cation channel 1 isoform X3 codes for MKDEELQSKCGIDATTYLSFQRHILVLVMIVCVLSVAVILPVNFSGDLLGSSPAHFGRTTITNVPTQDRLLWLHSIFALIYFIITILCMAHHSVQLEYKEDEKVARTLMVTRIPKEITDSSLLIKHFHEAYPSCTVTNVQFCFDVRKLMKLDGERRKAMKGRLYFTTKAQKEGKIMIKTHPCARIFCCRSCGFEQVDAEQYYGELEEKLTDEFNAERNRITLKRLDMAFVTFQDERMTAVILKDYSRIHCRRHPQQSSVTTVVKSHSWGVRYAPAPSDIIWENLSVRGTSWWVRFVLLNFCLFILLFFLTTPAIVVNTIDMFNVTRPVESLKNPVLTQFFPTLLLWAFSVFLPFVVYYSAFFESHWTRSNENQVTMHKCYFFLVFMVIILPSLGLTSLDLFFHWLFDIHFLDEANIKFQCVFLPDNGAFFVNYVITSSLIGTAMELLRIPSLIVYAARLCFAKSEPERLHIKRSQAYEFQFGLEYAWTCCIFAVVMTYSITCPIIVPFGLLYMLLKHMVDRYNIYYVYIPTKLNQRIHSAAVSQVVVAPILCMFWLLFFSVLRLGPIRPITLFTFVVLLSCILFSFFGLCLKKLQPRKPSSYQMSEQSEGTFNDTERSSISSTPNSNMFVATVLQEPELSLTPAASPAHQSYGTMGNRLEPVENSEEGGLQSFETELETVEGEFRTGPILEDQVHYH; via the exons GGATGAGGAGCTTCAGAGCAAGTGTGGGATCGACGCCACCACCTACCTCTCTTTCCAGCGCCACATCCTGGTGCTGGTCATGATCGTCTGTGTGCTCTCTGTGGCCGTCATCCTGCCCGTCAACTTCTCTGGGGACCTCTTGG GAAGCAGTCCAGCTCATTTTGGCCGGACGACCATCACCAACGTCCCAACACA AGACCGTCTCCTGTGGCTGCATAGTATCTTCGCTCTCATCTATTTCATTATCACCATCCTCTGTATGGCTCATCACTCTGTCCAGCTCGAATACAAGGAAGATGAGAAG GTCGCCCGGACACTGATGGTCACCCGGATTCCCAAGGAGATCACAGACTCCTCCCTTCTCATCAAGCATTTTCA CGAGGCCTATCCCAGCTGTACCGTCACCAACGTCCAGTTCTGCTTTGATGTTCGCAAGCTGATGAAGCTGGATGGAGAGAG GCGCAAGGCAATGAAGGGACGACTTTACTTCACCACCAAGGCACAGAAAGAGGGGAAAATCATGATCAAAACTCACCCTTGCGCCCGCATCTTCTGCTGCCGCAGCTGCGGCTTCGAGCAG GTGGATGCTGAGCAGTACTATGGGGAGCTGGAGGAGAAACTGACCGATGAGTTCAATGCTGAGCGCAACCGCATTACGCTCAAGCGTCTTGACATGGCCTTCGTCACTTTCCAGGATGAGAGGATGACAGCAGT GATTTTGAAGGATTACAGTCGCATCCACTGCCGCAGGCACCCACAGCAATCCTCCGTGACCACGGTGGTAAAGTCCCACAGCTGGGGCGTCCGCtatgcccccgcccccagtgacaTCATCTG GGAGAATTTATCTGTCCGTGGCACATCATGGTGGGTGCGATTTGTGCTCCTCAATTTCTGCCTCttcatcctcctcttcttcctcaccaCACCTGCCATCGTTGTCAACACCATAGACATGTTCAACGTGACGCGGCCGGTGGAGAGCCTCAAG aatcCCGTCCTCACCCAGTTCTTCCCCACGCTGCTGCTCTGGGCCTTCTCTGTGTTCCTGCCCTTCGTCGTGTACTATTCCGCCTTCTTTGAGTCACACTGGACCAG GTCGAATGAAAATCAGGTCACGATGCACAAGTGTTACTTCTTTCTGGTGTTCATGGTGATCATCCTGCCCTCGCTGGGGCTGACCAG TTTAGATCTTTTCTTCCACTGGCTCTTTGACATTCACTTCTTGGATGAGGCAAATATCAAGTTCCA GTGTGTTTTCCTCCCTGATAACGGCGCTTTTTTTGTCAACTACGTCATCACGTCCAGCCTGATCGGGACAGCCATGGAGCTGCTGCGCATCCCCAGCCTCATCGTCTACGCAGCCCGCCTCTGCTTTGCCAAGTCGGAGCCAGAGCGGCTCCACATCAAGCGG AGCCAAGCCTATGAGTTCCAGTTTGGGCTGGAGTACGCCTGGACGTGCTGCATCTTTGCTGTCGTCATGACCTACAGCATCACCTGCCCCATCATCGTTCCCTTTG GTTTGCTCTACATGCTGCTGAAGCACATGGTCGATCGCTACAACATTTACTACGTGTACATCCCCACCAAGCTGAACCAGCGCATCCACTCGGCGGCCGTCAGCCAGGTGGTGGTGGCGCCCATCCTCTGCATGTTTTGGCTGCTCTTCTTCTCTGTCTTGCGTCTAG GTCCCATCCGTCCCATCACCCTCTTTACCTTCGTGGTTCTTCTATCCTGCATCCTCTTCTCTTTCTTTGGCCTGTGTCTGAAGAAGCTACAGCCAAGGAAGCCCTCCAGCTACCAG ATGTCCGAGCAGTCAGAAGGCACCTTCAACGACACAGAAAGAAGCAGCATCTCCTCAACCCCTAACTCAAAT ATGTTCGTGGCCAcggtgctgcaggagccggagctgaGCCTGACGCCGGCTGCCTCCCCAGCTCACCAGTCCTACGGCACAATGGGCAACCGGCTGGAGCCGGTGGAGAACAGCGAGGAGGGTGGCCTGCAGAGCTTTGAAACGGAGCTGGAGACTGTGGAGGGCGAATTCAGAACCGGGCCCATACTGGAGGACCAGGTCCATTACCACTGA